The following proteins are co-located in the Neofelis nebulosa isolate mNeoNeb1 chromosome 18, mNeoNeb1.pri, whole genome shotgun sequence genome:
- the PAPOLB gene encoding poly(A) polymerase beta, which translates to MLPFPVATRGSQQTPPPPKRCGISSPVSLAAPKETDCVLTQKLIETLKPFGVFEEEEELQRRILILEKLNNLVKEWIREISESKSLPQAVIENVGGKIFTFGSYRLGVHTKGADIDALCVAPRHVDRSDFFTSFYDKLKLHEEVKDLRAVEEAFVPVIKLCFDGIEIDILFARLALQTIPEDLDLRDDSLLKNLDIRCIRSLNGCRVTDEILHLVPDIDNFRLTLRAIKLWAKCHNIYSNILGFLGGVSWAMLVARTCQLYPNAIASTLVRKFFLVFSEWEWPNPVLLKEPEEQNLNLPVWDPRVNPSDRYHLMPIITPAYPQQNSTYNVSVSTRMVMIEEFKQGLAITHEILLSKAEWSKLFEAPSFFQKYKHYIVLLASAPTEKQHLEWVGLVESKIRILVGSLEKNEFITLAHVNPQSFPAPKENPDREEFRTMWVIGLVLKKPENSDVLSIDLTYDIQSFTDTVYRQAINTKMFEVDMKIAAMHLRRKELHQLLPNQVLQKKKTHSAEGVTLTALSDNSLDFSVDSEDGMSVPSPTSIMKTGPMTGSCQGRNSPAPAIMVASVTNVQVTEVSLQQVNPSESLGASGESIPQTASQPALCPPPKPTVARVVSSTRLVNHPPRPSGSTATNIANPIVGV; encoded by the coding sequence ATGCTGCCGTTTCCGGTGGCGACCCGTGGATCACAACAGACCCCGCCGCCGCCCAAGCGCTGTGGCATCTCCTCCCCCGTCAGTTTAGCAGCCCCCAAGGAGACTGACTGCGTACTTACCCAGAAGCTAATCGAAACCCTGAAGCCCTTCGGGGtttttgaagaggaagaggaactgCAGCGCAggattttaattttggaaaaattaaataatctggTAAAGGAATGGATACGGGAGATCAGTGAAAGCAAGAGCCTTCCACAAGCTGTAATTGAAAACGTTGGCGGGAAAATCTTTACGTTCGGCTCTTACAGGTTAGGAGTACACACGAAAGGTGCTGATATCGATGCGTTGTGCGTTGCTCCAAGACATGTTGACCGAAGCGACTTTTTCACCTCGTTCTATGATAAATTGAAACTACACGAAGAAGTGAAAGATTTAAGGGCTGTTGAGGAGGCGTTTGTGCCAGTTATTAAACTGTGTTTTGATGGGATAGAGATTGATATTTTGTTTGCAAGGTTGGCGCTGCAGACCATTCCAGAAGATTTGGACCTAAGAGATGACAGTCTGCTTAAAAATTTAGATATTAGGTGCATAAGAAGCCTTAACGGTTGCCGGGTGACAGATGAGATTTTACATCTAGTACCCGACATTGACAACTTCAGGTTAACTCTGAGAGCTATCAAATTGTGGGCCAAATGCCACAATATCTATTCCAATATATTAGGTTTCCTAGGAGGTGTTTCCTGGGCCATGCTAGTGGCAAGAACTTGCCAGCTCTATCCAAATGCAATAGCATCGACTCTTGTACGTAAgtttttcttggtgttttctgaATGGGAGTGGCCAAATCCAGTGCTACTGAAAGAGCCTGAAGAACAGAACCTTAACTTGCCTGTATGGGACCCAAGAGTAAATCCCAGTGATAGGTACCATCTTATGCCCATAATCACACCAGCGTACCCACAGCAGAACTCCACATACAATGTGTCTGTTTCAACAAGGATGGTCATGATTGAGGAGTTTAAACAAGGGCTGGCCATTACACACGAAATTTTGCTGAGTAAGGCAGAGTGGTCCAAGCTTTTTGAAGCTCCAAGCTTCTTTCAAAAGTACAAGCATTATATTGTACTTCTAGCAAGTGCACCAACAGAGAAACAACATCTAGAATGGGTGGGCTTGGTGGAATCAAAAATCCGAATCCTGGTTGGGAGCTTGGAGAAGAATGAATTTATTACTCTGGCGCATGTGAATCCTCAGTCATTTCCGGCTCCTAAAGAAAATCCGGACAGGGAAGAATTTCGCACGATGTGGGTGATTGGGTTAGTGTTAAAAAAGCCGGAAAACTCTGACGTTCTCAGTATTGATCTCACCTATGATATCCAGTCTTTCACGGATACGGTTTATAGGCAAGCAATAAATACTAAGATGTTTGAGGTAGATATGAAAATTGCTGCAATGCATTTAAGAAGAAAGGAACTTCATCAACTACTACCTAATCAAGtgcttcagaaaaagaaaacacattcagCGGAAGGTGTCACTTTGACAGCTTTGAGTGACAACAGCCTTGACTTCTCTGTAGACAGTGAAGACGGCATGTCTGTGCCTTCACCTACGAGCATTATGAAGACCGGCCCAATGACTGGCAGCTGTCAGGGCAGAAACAGTCCTGCTCCTGCTATAATGGTGGCATCTGTGACCAATGTACAAGTTACTGAAGTCTCCTTGCAACAAGTGAATCCCAGTGAAAGCTTGGGTGCGTCGGGGGAAAGCATTCCTCAGACTGCCTCACAACCAGCCCTTTGTCCACCACCAAAGCCCACAGTTGCCAGAGTTGTTTCTTCTACACGTCTGGTAAATCATCCACCCAGGCCTTCAGGGAGCACTGCAACAAACATAGCTAATCCTATAGTGGGAGTCTAG